From one Acidimicrobiales bacterium genomic stretch:
- a CDS encoding MFS transporter yields the protein MSETTKDAGGLSFSSPVGRWVLLATVLGSGVAFLDATVVNVALPSIGRDFGVGLADLQWTVTGYTLTLSAFLLLGGALGDRYGRRRLFVIGLVWFAVASLVCGLAPSAPLLIVARAIQGIGGALLTPGSLAIIEASFRPDDRGRAIGAWSGLGGVFGAIGPLLGGVLVTLVTWRLVFLINLPLAALAVWVARRHVPESSKGGEQGPLDIQGPVLAVLGLGGVTYSLIEGPARGWTSPATLAVIGAGGLLLIGFLVNEARARDPLLPLSIFRSRIFAGANEATFAIYAALGTVTFLGVLQLQQVLHYSALSAGLALLPLTLILLALSSRSGKLATQIGPRIPMTVGPLVAAVGMALFARVVPGASYASSVLPAAIVLGLGMTLTVPALTTTALGAVDSERAGVASAVNNDVARFAALAAVAIIPALAGISTAGSAINTAAFSSGYRVAMFISAGLCASAGLISFVTIRGPRRACAPATGFSCPLVGPPAEDPGWTARRLRLATAGPADELEGMAGPGGQLEGMAGPGGQLEGMAGPAVAGEGVDGGDESD from the coding sequence GTGAGCGAGACCACGAAGGATGCCGGCGGACTGTCCTTCTCGAGCCCCGTCGGGCGGTGGGTCCTCCTGGCGACCGTGCTGGGGTCGGGCGTCGCCTTCCTGGATGCCACCGTGGTGAACGTGGCCCTGCCCAGCATCGGGCGGGACTTCGGCGTCGGTCTCGCCGACCTGCAGTGGACGGTCACGGGGTACACGCTCACGCTGTCGGCCTTCCTGCTGCTCGGGGGGGCCCTGGGAGATCGCTACGGCCGACGGCGGCTGTTCGTGATCGGCCTCGTGTGGTTCGCCGTCGCGTCTCTCGTGTGCGGGCTCGCTCCGTCGGCCCCGCTGCTCATCGTGGCCCGGGCCATCCAGGGCATCGGTGGCGCGCTGCTCACGCCGGGGAGCCTGGCGATCATCGAGGCGAGCTTCCGCCCTGATGACCGCGGTCGAGCAATCGGAGCGTGGTCCGGGCTCGGCGGGGTCTTCGGCGCCATCGGCCCCCTCCTCGGGGGTGTGCTGGTGACCCTGGTGACCTGGAGGCTCGTGTTCCTGATCAACCTCCCGTTGGCCGCCCTGGCCGTCTGGGTCGCCAGGCGCCATGTCCCCGAGTCGTCGAAGGGCGGTGAGCAAGGTCCCCTCGACATCCAGGGCCCGGTGCTGGCCGTGCTCGGCCTGGGCGGGGTGACCTATTCGCTCATCGAGGGTCCGGCTCGAGGCTGGACCTCACCCGCCACCCTCGCCGTGATCGGGGCGGGCGGGCTCCTGCTCATCGGGTTCCTGGTCAACGAGGCCCGAGCCCGCGATCCCCTGCTGCCGCTGTCGATCTTCCGGTCGCGGATCTTCGCCGGTGCCAACGAGGCCACCTTCGCCATCTACGCGGCATTGGGCACGGTCACGTTCCTCGGTGTCCTGCAGCTCCAGCAGGTGCTCCACTACTCGGCGTTGTCGGCCGGTCTGGCGCTCCTTCCGCTGACGCTGATCCTCCTGGCCCTGTCGTCTCGTTCCGGGAAGCTGGCCACCCAGATAGGGCCGAGGATCCCAATGACCGTCGGGCCGCTGGTGGCGGCAGTGGGGATGGCCTTGTTCGCCCGGGTCGTGCCTGGCGCCAGCTACGCCTCCAGCGTCCTGCCCGCGGCCATCGTCCTGGGCCTCGGCATGACGCTCACCGTTCCCGCCCTGACCACCACCGCGCTCGGTGCGGTCGACTCCGAGCGGGCAGGGGTGGCGTCGGCGGTCAACAACGATGTCGCCCGCTTCGCCGCCTTGGCGGCGGTGGCGATCATCCCGGCTCTGGCAGGCATCAGCACCGCGGGCTCTGCCATCAACACCGCCGCCTTCTCCTCCGGCTACCGGGTGGCCATGTTCATCTCGGCCGGGCTGTGCGCGTCGGCCGGGCTGATCTCCTTCGTGACCATTCGAGGGCCTCGACGCGCTTGCGCGCCCGCAACGGGCTTCAGCTGCCCGCTGGTCGGTCCTCCCGCGGAGGATCCGGGATGGACGGCCCGACGGCTACGGCTCGCGACCGCCGGCCCGGCAGATGAGCTCGAGGGAATGGCTGGCCCAGGAGGCCAGCTCGAGGGAATGGCTGGCCCGGGAGGCCAGCTCGAGGGAATGGCCGGCCCGGCGGTCGCAGGCGAGGGAGTGGATGGCGGCGATGAGAGCGATTGA